In one Culex quinquefasciatus strain JHB chromosome 2, VPISU_Cqui_1.0_pri_paternal, whole genome shotgun sequence genomic region, the following are encoded:
- the LOC6032969 gene encoding F-box/LRR-repeat protein 2 — translation MEAAELPPLSGRILERIFRHLSAFQLARARLTCRQWNEVITGSPQLVAKFRLSLERFFCGGETERDFMLENVKTCYSTADYGASHLIQVEHVWVTVGPNIRHLIIHDCWLDLSKVGYMLRYLPNLEELTFTPYYLESDMIKDVKIDYRMDKLATLTIGSTDRIDEVLDLFKQICSNLVVLRVCCKKHDCNEEKLLNLIFASRDTLQEISLKKYNFEDEFLTKISSMDRLELKRLSLKQCYIESEEDIFNLSLAQPLLEHLDIQSAQLRSNEVLVKIAQNLPYLRSLKINLNKLKGSLLDDSLNCMPALEHLKLLSERPKRIDISKFQNSNLAKLSLSSVTLTMNTLEGITNNLPKLKTLTLECSEHKSPIPQSVLESLKSLKLKQVTNLETTIYPTKSTWNLKHLQVISCDLSGKLLQSICQQCPLLETVHLESTYYVCDRDVQLLCRTLKRLRSLSLVDCRLVSDVTVENVIVHCLKLEYLRIEYCRKVEKNRRWYQTEMKPRFKISIGPECWYKDS, via the exons ATGGAAGCAGCTGAGCTACCACCCCTGTCGGGGCGCATTCTGGAGCGCATCTTTCGACACTTGAGTGCATTCCAGTTGGCACGCGCCCGGCTCACTTGCCGCCAGTGGAACGAGGTGATTACCGGCAGTCCACAATTGGTGGCCAAGTTTCGCCTTTCGTTGGAGCGGTTCTTCTGTGGGGGGGAAACGGAGCGGGATTTTATGttggaaaatgtgaaaacttgctACAGTACTGCCGATTATGGGGCAAGTCACCTTATCCAGGtggagcatgtttgggttacaGTTGGACCGAACATTCGACACCTGATCATCCATGATTGCTGGTTggatttgtcaaaagtgggcTACATGTTGAGATATTTGCCAAACTTGGAGGAGCTAACTTTTACGCCGTATTACTTGGAGAGTGATATGATTAAGGACGTGAAGATTGACTATCGAATGGATAAACTGGCTACACTGACAATTGGATCAACGGACAGGATTGACGAGGTTTTGGACCTGTTCAAACAAATCTGTTCAAACTTGGTGGTTTTGAGAGTTTGCTGTAAAAAGCATGATTGCAATGAAGAAAAGttgttaaatttgatatttgcATCGAGAGACACTCTGCAGGAAATCAGTTTGAAGAAGTACAACTTTGAAGATGAATTCTTGACGAAAATATCTTCGATGGATCGACTGGAATTGAAGCGGTTATCACTTAAGCAATGTTACATTGAAAGTGAAGAAGATATATTCAATCTTTCACTTGCACAGCCACTGCTTGAACACCTCGATATTCAATCAGCGCAATTGAGAAGCAATGAG GTTTTAGTAAAAATTGCGCAAAATCTACCGTACTTGAGAAGCttgaaaataaacttaaacaaaCTGAAAGGATCGCTGTTGGACGACTCTCTTAACTGCATGCCTGCGTTAGaacatttgaaacttttaagTGAGCGACCCAAAAGAATCGACATCAGCAAGTTTCAGAACTCAAACCTTGCTAAGCTCTCATTATCCAGTGTTACACTCACGATGAATACCCTAGAAGGAATTACAAACAATCTTCCAAAACTAAAGACTCTCACTCTTGAGTGCTCCGAGCACAAATCTCCAATACCTCAAAGTGTTCTTGAATCCCTGAAATCCCTCAAACTCAAACAAGTGACGAATCTGGAAACCACAATTTACCCTACAAAATCCACCTGGAACCTCAAGCACCTGCAAGTGATTTCCTGTGACTTATCGGGAAAATTACTACAATCGATTTGTCAGCAATGTCCCCTGCTCGAAACAGTCCACCTGGAATCTACGTACTACGTGTGCGATCGCGATGTACAGCTGCTGTGTAGGACGCTGAAACGACTTCGATCGTTGAGTCTCGTGGACTGTCGACTCGTTAGCGATGTCACCGTTGAGAACGTGATCGTGCACTGTCTGAAGTTGGAATACCTTCGAATCGAGTACTGTCGGAAGGTTGAGAAAAATCGACGCTGGTATCAAACTGAAATGAAGCCAAGATTTAAGATCAGTATTGGACCAGAGTGCTGGTACAAGGATAGTTGA